One genomic region from Myxocyprinus asiaticus isolate MX2 ecotype Aquarium Trade chromosome 27, UBuf_Myxa_2, whole genome shotgun sequence encodes:
- the b4galt7 gene encoding beta-1,4-galactosyltransferase 7, whose translation MMYSSRRKPVLYFKDDRSFLSRKCTVWKLFGLCIVFVLGSLLWVQLTCSGDMSQAVGYSHLPHQPCPMERQASSVDDPSWGPHKMALIVPFRERFEELLVFVPYMHAFLNKKKIRHKIFIINQVDRFRFNRASLINVGYMESDNDTDYIAMHDVDLLPQNEDLDYGFPDEGPFHVASPELHPLYHYKTYVGGILLLTKKHYQMCNGMSNRFWGWGREDDEFFRRLRTAELQLFRPKGITTGTKTFKHIHDPAWRKRDQKRIAAQKQEQFKVDPEGGLTNIRYKVESRQELTISGAPCTVISTSLECDLSQTPWCQFS comes from the exons ATGATGTACTCTTCACGCAGAAAACCAGTGCTGTATTTCAAAGATGACAGAAG ttttttatcaagaaaatgcaCCGTCTGGAAGCTTTTCGGGCTCTGCATTGTGTTTGTTCTGGGGTCTCTTCTTTGGGTGCAGCTGACTTGTTCAGGAGACATGAGCCAGGCTGTTGGATACAGCCACCTCCCTCACCAGCCCTGTCCTATGGAGAGACAAGCTTCCTCTGTTGATGACCCATCCTGGGGCCCTCACAAAATGGCCCTCATCGTTCCATTCAGAGAGCGCTTTGAAGAGCTTCTTGTATTTGTCCCATATATGCACGCTTTTCTCAACAAAAAGAAAATACGGCATAAAATATTCATTATCAACCAAGTGGATCGCTTTCG ATTCAATCGAGCTTCACTTATTAATGTTGGCTATATGGAGAGTGATAATGACACCGACTACATTGCGATGCATGATGTAGACTTGTTGCCGCAGAATGAGGATCTAGACTATGGATTCCCAGATGAGGGACCCTTCCATGTGGCCTCACCAGAGCTTCATCCCTTATATCATTATAAGACTTATGTGGGTGGGATCCTGTTGCTCACCAAGAAACATTATCAGATG TGCAATGGAATGTCAAATCGCTTCTGGGGATGGGGAAGAGAAGATGATGAATTCTTCAGAAGACTGCGAACTGCTGAACTTCAA CTTTTTAGGCCAAAGGGTATTACTACAGGAACTAAAACATTCAAACATATCCATGATCCAGCTTGGAGAAAGAGAGATCAGAAGCGGATTGCTGCACAAAAGCag GAGCAATTTAAGGTGGACCCAGAGGGTGGCCTAACTAACATCCGCTACAAGGTGGAGTCCAGACAGGAACTGACCATAAGTGGAGCTCCATGTACTGTCATCAGCACGTCTCTGGAGTGTGACCTCAGCCAGACCCCATGGTGCCAATTCAGCTAA